A genomic region of Desulfatiglans anilini DSM 4660 contains the following coding sequences:
- a CDS encoding DNA-directed RNA polymerase subunit alpha, with product MKSKNWRELIKPRRIEIDPETYTNSYGKFTCEPLERGFGITIGNSLRRILLSSLQGASIVSVKFDGVLHEFSTIPGVYEDVADIILNLKEVKLKLLEGEEAVIRLLREGKGKVTAGDIETGGLVEILNTEQLIATLNAEARLDMTMVVRTGKGYVPAERNKGREEEIGAIAIDAIFSPIEKVNYVVSNARVGQITDYDKLTLEVWTDGSIFPEDAVAYAAKILKEQMNPFINFEEEPEPVEEEVEEREEKLNENLFRPVSELELSVRSANCLKNANIRLIGELVQKTEAEMLKTKNFGRKSLNEIKAILEEMGLSLGMKLSNFPDASELELPDDEDGKEEGEDE from the coding sequence CTGAAAAGCAAAAACTGGCGGGAACTGATCAAGCCCCGGCGGATTGAGATCGATCCTGAGACTTATACGAACTCGTACGGGAAGTTCACCTGTGAACCGCTGGAGAGAGGTTTTGGTATTACCATTGGCAATTCCTTGAGGCGGATACTGCTGTCTTCGCTCCAAGGTGCAAGTATCGTTAGCGTGAAGTTCGATGGAGTGTTGCACGAGTTTTCGACGATCCCCGGTGTTTATGAGGATGTAGCCGACATTATCTTGAACCTGAAAGAGGTCAAGCTTAAACTCCTCGAGGGGGAGGAGGCCGTGATTCGACTTTTGCGTGAAGGGAAAGGGAAAGTAACGGCTGGTGATATTGAAACCGGTGGATTGGTCGAGATTCTGAATACGGAACAACTTATCGCCACCCTCAATGCAGAGGCGCGCCTGGACATGACCATGGTGGTGCGGACTGGGAAAGGGTATGTGCCTGCTGAGCGGAACAAAGGGCGTGAGGAGGAGATCGGTGCGATAGCGATAGACGCGATCTTCTCACCCATCGAAAAGGTGAATTATGTCGTCAGCAACGCGCGCGTCGGGCAGATTACCGATTACGACAAACTGACGCTCGAGGTCTGGACTGACGGGAGCATCTTTCCGGAAGACGCGGTTGCTTACGCTGCAAAGATTCTGAAGGAACAGATGAACCCGTTCATCAATTTCGAGGAAGAACCCGAACCGGTGGAAGAAGAGGTGGAGGAGCGGGAGGAGAAACTGAACGAGAATCTTTTCAGGCCCGTCTCCGAACTCGAATTGTCCGTCCGGTCCGCCAATTGTCTCAAAAATGCGAATATCCGGCTTATCGGGGAACTGGTTCAGAAGACAGAGGCCGAAATGCTCAAGACAAAAAATTTCGGGCGCAAGTCTCTGAACGAGATCAAGGCGATTTTGGAAGAAATGGGCCTTTCGTTGGGAATGAAGCTCTCGAACTTCCCTGATGCATCGGAGCTTGAGTTGCCGGATGACGAAGATGGAAAGGAAGAGGGTGAGGACGAATGA